From the genome of Candidatus Dadabacteria bacterium:
CCAAGCTCTCCCAGAGAAAGGAGGAATTCACGCAGTAAACGCCCGCATTTATCTCATTTTCCTTCTTCTCGTCCGCCGTGGCGTCTTTGTCCTCAACCACGCGAAGCACTTCTCCGTCGGCACTCCTCAATACTCTCCCGTATCCGCCGGGTTCCTCCACCAGAGCGGACATTAATGAGAGATCCGCTCCGTTTTTCACGTGAGAATCCGTAAATTCGCGCAGAGAAAAAAAACTTATCGCGGGAACATCTCCGCTTAGTATGAGAATGTCCCCGGAAAAATCCCGGAATGAATCCTCGCAGCACAAAACCGCGTGCCCGGTTCCAAGCTGCGGTTCCTGGATGACCGTCTCCACCGGATAACCCGAGACCGCTTCCTTCACAAGCTCCGAATCATGTCCCAGAACAAGCACTGTTTTCTCAGGTTCCATCTTCTGCGCCGCTTCAAGGACATAGCGCAGCATGGGCTTTTTCAGGATCGGGTGCAGCACCTTGGGGAGTTGCGAATTCATGCGGACTCCCTTGCCCGCCGCCAGAATTATAACGGCCAGAGACATAACCTTAATGTGTCAGTAAAAACCAAAAGAATCAGAACGGAACGTCGTCGTCCGTCATGCCAGTGCCCTCTTCGTAGGTGAAATCATCCTCGGGCGGAGGCACCTCGGAGCGGCTTTGCCTTCCGCCCTCCCCTCTGGGAGAGAGAAACTGCACGGTTCTTCCCACGATCTCGGTCGTATACCTCTTGTTTCCTTCCCTGTCGTCCCATGAACGGGTTCTGATGGAACCCTCCACGTAAACCGATCTCCCTTTGGCAAGATACTCTCCACAGACTTCCGCAAGCCTTCCAAACACCACTATCCTGTGCCACTCCGTGTGTTCCTGAGAGTTTCCGTCTCTGTCTTTTCGTGTTTCCGTGGTAGCAACCGAGAAGGTGGTAACCGCATTTCCGTCCGTCGTGTACCTCACTTCCGGGTCTCTTCCCAGATTGCCGAGTATTATGGCCTTGTTAACCGCTGCCATGAGTTTTTATCACCGCCATTTTGATATGTAAAAGGAATTTACATGAAGACCCGGCGGATTTAAATACCACTTAAGC
Proteins encoded in this window:
- a CDS encoding single-stranded DNA-binding protein, with product MAAVNKAIILGNLGRDPEVRYTTDGNAVTTFSVATTETRKDRDGNSQEHTEWHRIVVFGRLAEVCGEYLAKGRSVYVEGSIRTRSWDDREGNKRYTTEIVGRTVQFLSPRGEGGRQSRSEVPPPEDDFTYEEGTGMTDDDVPF